The genomic segment GGAATTACACCACTGTAACGAGACACCAGCTAATTGGAAACCAGAAGATATCGCTTTAGTAAACGCGATCGCCACTCAAATCGCGGTAGCTTTAATTCAAGCGGAAGCTTATGCTAATCTAGAAGATCTTAACCAACAATTAGAAGCTTTAGATCGCACCCGTTCCAATTTAGTAGCGATTACAGGACATGAATTGCGTACCCCCCTATCTACGATTCAAGTCTGTTTGGAGAGTTTAGCAACTGAACCCGATATGTCTCCTGAATTACGTCAAGTCATGTTAAACACCGCTTTACAAGACGCCGAAAGAATGCGTAAACTCGTCCAAGACTTTCTGACTCTTTCCCAATTAGAAAGCGGTAGGGTAGAATGGAATCCTGAACCTTTATCTCTAGCTGAATGCGTAGAATTATCCCTTAGTCATTTGCGCGCGCGTTATCGCACTCAAGGATTACCCCAAATTAATAATCTAGTAACTTGTGATTTACCCTTAGTCCAAGTTGATGGAGAATGGTTAGTAGAAGTTTTAGCCAAACTCCTAGATAACGCTTGTAAGTTTACTACTTCTGAAGGTAAAGTCACCATCGCTGTTAGTCGTTATAACCCCGAAACTCTCGAAGTCACCGTCTCGGATACAGGTAGAGGAATCGAACCCAATCGCTTAGATAAGGTTTTTGACCGCTTTTACCAGGAAGAAGGCGCACTCAGACGCAGTGTAGGGGGAACTGGTTTAGGGTTAGCTATCTGTCGTCAAATCGTTAGTAATTGGGGTGGGAAAATTTGGGCTGAATCTTTGGGAAAAAATCAAGGTAGTCAATTCCATTTCACTATTCCTATCTTTGAGTTAAATAATGATCATCAGGGTAAACCCAAGAAAAAGCACAAAACCCGCAATATTTAAAACCAAGACGCACCAAGTAAATATCTTTCTAAAATTGGTGTGTCTTTTTGCACTAAATGAGATAATCGGGTTTTACGCTTCCACCCAAAATAAGGAAAAATCATGGCAAAAGGCGATATGTATTGTAATAATATAGCTGGTCTATCTTCTGTTCCTGGTCTGCTTCCAAAGTGAAAACAACTAGAAGTATCTACTAAAATCATTGTACCCTTAGGTCCTGTTATGGGGGTAAATTCTGTCGGTGGTACTAATTGACTAACAAATTCATCGGTTAATCTTCCTCCTCGGTAAACAGGATAAACCTTCTGAGATTGTTCTGCAGAAATTAGGGTAAATGGTCCACTATCTTCGGTTACCTCATCTAAATAAATAAAGATTTTAACCTGTCTAACTCCTTCTGGATCTAGATGAAAATATTGTGAACTATGTTCAAAAATGGTTTGATTTGGGGAGTAAAGAATATTCACTGAATTTAAGATAGGTAAAATGCCTATATATTCAGTCACAATCTTTAGTAAATCTGGATTTAAAGCTAACTGTAATAAGGGTGAATCTAAGGTTAACTCCTGTTTAATCGGTAAAGCTAAGAGATATTGGTGTTTTCCTGCGGCTTTTTCGATTAAGTCTTGAAGTTTGGTACTTTTTAAGCGTTCTTGAGCATATTCTTGCGCCTTTTGTAAAGGTGGAAACTCAAGGTTATTGATAACTAAATAGCCTTTTTGGGGTTCTATTTTGTCGATAAGTTGTTTATTTTTTAGTTGTTGAGCTAGATACTTTCTTGCTAAATAAGTAGGAAATTTGACAAGATAAGCAATATTTTCATAGATAACTCTTTTGGGTTTGGGATAGTTAAATTTAACTAGATTTTTGAGAAAGTTTCTTACTTTATCTTTGCCTTTTTTAAGCTGAGAGATGAGTTGATTATATTTGCCTACTAATTTATTAGTTATGGTTGGAGATTTTAGCATATAGTTAAGTTTTTAAAAGGTAGAATAATTATATCTGAAAAGTACTATTGTCAATATCTTGACATTTAATACTTAATGTGCTAACACCTAAAATGTAAGCAATAATTAATTTATGATTGATTTTTGGTCTAATGGGAATTAAATACACTAATATAACTATGACAACCATTTAAAAGGTTTAAAAACATGGCATTAGAAGTTTTTAACGAAGACGGACTAGTCAAAGCTGATTTTAATCTAGACGGTATCTCTGATTTAGTTTGGCGTAATGCTAGTACTGGAGATAACGGGATCTGGTTGATGAATGACGTCGCCGAAGGTGGCAGTTTTGAGGCGAGCGCTAAACTTAGTATTGAATCAGAAGTAACTCCCTCTTGGGCTATTAATGGTGTAGCTGATTTCAACGGTAACGGAACAGAAGATCTTCTCTGGCGTAACTATGAAACAGGCGCTAATGGTATCTGGTTAATGAGAGGCGTTGAACGTGTAGCTATTCGTAACCTTGAGCCTGAAACTAATACCGATTGGTATATTGGAGGTGTAGGAGATGCTGATGGTGATGGGATGCCAGATTTATATTGGCGCAACGATCGCACTGGGGCTAATGGTATTTGGTATCTCAACGAAGATTACACCACTAGAGCTAAAGTCGCTATTACAGGACAAGATAATCCTGATTGGCAACTAACAGCGGTAGCTGATATGAATAATAACGGTGTTCCCGATTTGATCTGGCGCAATCGCCATACTGGTAGTAACGGTGTTTGGTTGATGGGTGGTGCAGCGGGACAAGAGGTAAGCGAAATAGTTACTCTAGATGAGGAATTGAACCCTGACTGGACTATCCGTGGTACTGGTGATTTTAACGGTGATGGCAACCAAGATTTAATCTGGCGTAATAACGCCAATGGTAACAACGGAGTTTGGTTATATAATGGTGATTTACGACGTACAGCCGTAGTTGCTTTTGAAACTGTCGAAAATACTGATTGGCAAATCGTACAACGGTAATATATAGATATTTTAGGGGCGCCTATGAAAAGCGCCCTAGATAAATACTTCCTTGTCACCATTGTCTGACAACGTGGTAACTAGCCTGAAAAGCAACCTAGCAAGTTAAAATGGCGGGAGGCGGATTTGAACCACCGACCTTCGGGTTATGAGCCCGACGAGCTACCAGACTGCTCTATCCCGCGTTGACTTATCCACTATAACTTATATTTTCCAAAAAAGCAAGTTTAGGTTATATTAAGTTTTGTAAAGAGATTTACTTTAATCTGAGAGGAGAGTTAGAGATGAATTGGGAAATACCCGAAGGGATAAAAACATGGTCACAATTTGGTCATCCTATCCTAATGTGGATTTTATTAGGTGTATCGGTATATGCTCTGTATTCAGGGATACAAATAATTCGTACTCGCACAGCCGAAGCAGAAGTTAGAAAAGAATTAATCAAGAAAAAATTCAATGACAAACATCATCAAGTAGGTTCAATTTTACTAGGAATGATGGTATTAGGGACAATTGGGGGGATGGCGGTAACCTATATCAATAATGGTAAACTCTTCTTTGGTTCTCATCTGTTAGTGGGTTTAGGGATGACAGGAATAATTGCGGTATCTGCATCTTTAGTACCCTTTATGCAAAAAGGTAACAGTTTTGCTCGTTATACTCATATTGCCCTAAATGTATCTCTTTTGGGCTTATTTGGTTGGCAAGCGGTAAGTGGAATGCAGATTGTCCAAAAAATCATTAGCAAATTATAGAGACTAATATCGAATGGAAAATAAAACGCTCTTGTTGAGTTAGGTATTAGGTGTTATTATTCCTATATAGTAGTACTCACATTAGTTAGGACATTCTCAAATCGGGAAACCTATAGGAGGGGGCGCATTTCCCTCCTGACTCCTGACTCCTGACTCCTGGGTACTGCTATATATCATACTCTAGGAGTGCCTTTTATCTTTTCATATAACCAGGGTGCGGCATTCGCACCTTTTTTTAGTGGCTATACTGTAGAGTAAGCCCTTCAAGACTGATAAATGCTTATGAATAAACCAACTTACCAAGTTAGTCAGACAGTTGCTGATGAACAAATTAATCAACTTACTAGTCCAGGAGAACCAGATAGAGATAACTTAGATATAGAATTCCTCTACACCAGAGATATAGAATTTAGACAAGAGACTATTTATTTTATCGTAGTCGATCGCTTTTATGACGGTGACCCCGAGAATAACTATGGACCAAATCCAGAATTATACGATCCAGATCAACAGGATTGGGGGAAATATTGGGGAGGAGATTTACAAGGAATCATTGATAAATTAGACTATCTCCAGAAAATGGGAGTAACAGCGATTTGGTTAACCCCTTTGTTTGAACAGGTAGAAGAGTTATTTGTAGAACAAGCTGCCATACATGGTTATTGGACTAAAGATTTTAAAAGGATTAACCCTCGTTTTATTGGTAAAGACGAGAATCCCTCTTTAAACCAAACTCAACAGAGTCGAGATACCGCTTTTGATCGCTTAATTACGGCTCTTCACGATCGCCAAATGAAGTTAATCTTAGATGTAGTCTGCAATCATAGCAATCCTGATTTAAGTGGTACAAAAGGAGAACTCTACGACGACGGAGAAAAGATAGTAGATTTTCATAACGATACTCATAACTGGTATCACCACTACGGAGAGATTAGCAATTGGGAAGACGAATGGCAAGTTCAAAACTGCGAATTATGCGGTTTAGCTACTTTTAACGAGAATAATTGGGAATATCGTAGTTATATCAAAGAAGCGATTAAACAATGGTTAGATCGCGGTGTAGATGCGTTGAGAGTGGATACAGTCAAACATATGCCTATTTGGTTTTGGCAAGAGTTTAACGCTGATATTACCACACATAGACCTGATGTGTTTATTTTTGGTGAATGGATATATAGTCATCCTAGTGATGAACGTTCCGTAGAATTCGCTAACAAGTCAGGAATGACTATTCTGGATTTTGGTTTATGTATGGCGATTAGAAAAGCTTTGGGAAATTATGATCCTGAAGGTTTTTATTTAGTCCAAGACATTTTACGACAAGATTATGTTTACGATGGTGCAACAGAGTTAATTACCTTTATCGGTAACCATGATATGCACCGTTTCTTAAGTTTAAATCCAGATCCTGAAGTTTTGCGTTTAGCGATTACCTTATTAATGACTAGTAGAGGTATTCCCTGTATCTATTATGGTACAGAACAATATATCCACAACGATACTAACGTTGATGATAACCCCTATGGGAACAATGACCCCTATAATCGTCCCATGATGGATAGTTGGGATGAAAATAGCCCCATTTATCGTGATATTTCCTTACTTTCGGGGTTACGTCGTCTCAATCCCGCTGTATCTATGGGGGGACAATGGCAAAAATATATCACTAATGATGTTTATTGTTATGTGCGTCGTTATCGAGACTCGGTTTTATTTGTAGCCTTAAATCGAGGCGAAGATACGATTATTGAAGAGGTAGATACTGAATTACCAGACAGCGAACATACTGATATTATCTCTCGGGCTAAATATACCGTTGTGGATGGTAAATTAGTTGAACTGGAATTAAAGTCTAAACAAGCCTTGGTTCTATGTCATACTGGTGGTAGAATAGATGGACAAATCATTATTAGGGCACAGTTAAACGGGGTAAGAACTCAATTAGGCGAAACCATCATTGTTACTGGAGATTGTCCAGAATTAGGTAATTGGGATATCGCTAAAGCTTATCCACTGGAATATATTAACTCTAATACTTGGTTTGGAGAAATTCCCTTTAACGAAAGTGCGGGTAAATTGATTACTTATAAGTATGCCCTACTGCGTAAGGGAACTTCTCCTCTCTATGAAAATTTGGTCTGTAGGCGTTGGTTAGTTGCTAGCGAAGGAATCGTTAAATGGCGCGATCGCTGGGCTAGTTAATATTCAATGAATAGGTGGAACGGTATTAGGGGTTAGGTTTTAGGTTTTAGGTGTTATTCCGAATTAAGAATTAAGAATTAATTATTTTTTCGCGCACTCTCCCCTCTCTTCCTTCTTACTATTACACTTCCTCTGGTGTGCTAGAACGATTGAAAGCGGGGGTTAAATAAGCAACTAAAGCCCCTAACACAAAACCAAGAATGTTGCGGAATAAGGGTAACCATTCAGTAGTTCTAGTAATCACAGGAGCAATACCAAAAGCGATAAAGAGAATACCCCACAAAGGAGAGATAATTAAACCCCATTGCCAAGCAACCAACTGATTAGGTTTACGGGGTGTGACTGCTAGTCCTAAAATAACTCCACCTACACAAGAAGTGATTAGGGTTAAGATCCATTGTTCTTGGGGTAACCCGGGAACAACTCGACAACCACCTTTTAATAAACAGCCTTCTACTGTAGCTAAAGATTGGGCGATTGCGTTATTTTCCCCATTGTCTCTAACGAAATAAAGGTTACCAAAACGAGTTTGTAATTCTACCCAAAAAGTTCTTGGTAAGAAATGATATACCTCATCTCCTACGTTAAAGGCTAATAAATTGCCACCTCTAGCATCGGCTACTAGTAAGACACTGCGATCGTCTAAACCCCAGAATTTTTTGACTGCTCTTCCTGGAGTGCGATCGTATTGAGTTAGTACCCTTAGTTTCCAACCTGTTTCGGCTTCAAAATTCTCAATATCCTTGATAATCGCCTCTTCTTGTTTTGTAGGTAAGAAGTTAGCTAAATCAATGATTGGGGTTTGGGTTTCAGGGAGTAATTCGGGATTATCAAAAGCCCATGCAGCTGGGGCAATTGTCCAACCCATGACAGTTATTAACGCGACGAATATAATTCCTAAAACTTTTTGACTAAAAGGGTGTTTCATAATGTTCTGACGAGAAAAAATTAACAATTTGTTCAATTTCTTTACACTTATTTACTTTATTTTAAGGTAAGAAACAAAAATAAGATCTAAAAATAAGCAAAAATTTTTTAGCGATTATCTCTAATCACGTCATTATCGGGATTTTGCCAAGCTTGCCAAGCTGCTTTGAGACCTCTACTGAAGCGACGAGTACCTGATTTAGCGCTATTAATCCCCTGATCAACTTGTTTAGCTACCTCAGTGGCTGTCTTGACTCCAGTATTGATCTCATCGGTTAATTCGGTAACCTCTGAACTAGTCAGACGGAGGGCTTCTAAGGTAGGGGGTAACTCTTCCCTGAGAGTGTCTAAGAGTTTTTCAGCACTACGAGCAGTTCGGGATAATTCTAATAACACGGGTACAGCTGTAAATAAAACAGCAGTTAAGCTCACAGAAACTAATAAAAGAGATGCACCAAGCCAAAATAAAGGTTCACTCACTAGTTTAACGAATTATCCTCTAATTTACTCGCTTCTAGACCCGCGGCGATCGCCTTTTGGACACGAGTTAGAGAATTATTTAAACGTTTTGTTGCTAAACGTGACCATTGGTTACTCCGACGTTGTGCGGTGGTTACTAAATCCTCAGTCAATTCTGGTAAAGCTTGTAGGGATTTTTTGACAATGACTTTAGTATCTTTACCCGGACGAGTAGCTAGGAATATACCAGCGATCGTGCCTACCGCGCTACCAATCACTAAACCTGTTATCAAGTTATTGTGCTTAT from the Gloeocapsa sp. DLM2.Bin57 genome contains:
- a CDS encoding VCBS repeat-containing protein, translated to MALEVFNEDGLVKADFNLDGISDLVWRNASTGDNGIWLMNDVAEGGSFEASAKLSIESEVTPSWAINGVADFNGNGTEDLLWRNYETGANGIWLMRGVERVAIRNLEPETNTDWYIGGVGDADGDGMPDLYWRNDRTGANGIWYLNEDYTTRAKVAITGQDNPDWQLTAVADMNNNGVPDLIWRNRHTGSNGVWLMGGAAGQEVSEIVTLDEELNPDWTIRGTGDFNGDGNQDLIWRNNANGNNGVWLYNGDLRRTAVVAFETVENTDWQIVQR
- a CDS encoding DUF4079 domain-containing protein, with the translated sequence MNWEIPEGIKTWSQFGHPILMWILLGVSVYALYSGIQIIRTRTAEAEVRKELIKKKFNDKHHQVGSILLGMMVLGTIGGMAVTYINNGKLFFGSHLLVGLGMTGIIAVSASLVPFMQKGNSFARYTHIALNVSLLGLFGWQAVSGMQIVQKIISKL
- a CDS encoding YtxH domain-containing protein, with translation MTQTDKHNNLITGLVIGSAVGTIAGIFLATRPGKDTKVIVKKSLQALPELTEDLVTTAQRRSNQWSRLATKRLNNSLTRVQKAIAAGLEASKLEDNSLN
- a CDS encoding cyclomaltodextrin glucanotransferase; the encoded protein is MLMNKPTYQVSQTVADEQINQLTSPGEPDRDNLDIEFLYTRDIEFRQETIYFIVVDRFYDGDPENNYGPNPELYDPDQQDWGKYWGGDLQGIIDKLDYLQKMGVTAIWLTPLFEQVEELFVEQAAIHGYWTKDFKRINPRFIGKDENPSLNQTQQSRDTAFDRLITALHDRQMKLILDVVCNHSNPDLSGTKGELYDDGEKIVDFHNDTHNWYHHYGEISNWEDEWQVQNCELCGLATFNENNWEYRSYIKEAIKQWLDRGVDALRVDTVKHMPIWFWQEFNADITTHRPDVFIFGEWIYSHPSDERSVEFANKSGMTILDFGLCMAIRKALGNYDPEGFYLVQDILRQDYVYDGATELITFIGNHDMHRFLSLNPDPEVLRLAITLLMTSRGIPCIYYGTEQYIHNDTNVDDNPYGNNDPYNRPMMDSWDENSPIYRDISLLSGLRRLNPAVSMGGQWQKYITNDVYCYVRRYRDSVLFVALNRGEDTIIEEVDTELPDSEHTDIISRAKYTVVDGKLVELELKSKQALVLCHTGGRIDGQIIIRAQLNGVRTQLGETIIVTGDCPELGNWDIAKAYPLEYINSNTWFGEIPFNESAGKLITYKYALLRKGTSPLYENLVCRRWLVASEGIVKWRDRWAS
- a CDS encoding DUF948 domain-containing protein, which translates into the protein MSEPLFWLGASLLLVSVSLTAVLFTAVPVLLELSRTARSAEKLLDTLREELPPTLEALRLTSSEVTELTDEINTGVKTATEVAKQVDQGINSAKSGTRRFSRGLKAAWQAWQNPDNDVIRDNR
- a CDS encoding TPM domain-containing protein, whose protein sequence is MKHPFSQKVLGIIFVALITVMGWTIAPAAWAFDNPELLPETQTPIIDLANFLPTKQEEAIIKDIENFEAETGWKLRVLTQYDRTPGRAVKKFWGLDDRSVLLVADARGGNLLAFNVGDEVYHFLPRTFWVELQTRFGNLYFVRDNGENNAIAQSLATVEGCLLKGGCRVVPGLPQEQWILTLITSCVGGVILGLAVTPRKPNQLVAWQWGLIISPLWGILFIAFGIAPVITRTTEWLPLFRNILGFVLGALVAYLTPAFNRSSTPEEV